One Roseimaritima multifibrata DNA window includes the following coding sequences:
- a CDS encoding type III polyketide synthase — protein sequence MTKPKLPTATILSCVSVVPELSVDLDLATAEAQLLSCETESQATKLAKLYRRTGVQNRGSVLLEREEQSGKLSVPFFPPLAEESSGPTTCERNERFALHAPQLGIQAGAEALTSSGCQASDVTHLITVTCTGFYSPGLDVDLIESLGLPVTTERLQVGFMGCHALINAMRAARGFVAADPKACVLVVSVELCSLHYQYGYDAQRIVSGSLFSDGAAGVVVVGSDFECSDAKIDLPKIAATGSCLIPGSREAMTWKIGDHGFMMTLSAAVPLLIEDNLLAYMTDWLFQNGQTIQSIGGWAVHPGGSRILDAVRNSLNLADDQLAISRGVLKDHGNMSSATLGAVLKRFEDADVPRPWVMLGFGPGLEIEVALVT from the coding sequence ATGACGAAACCGAAGTTGCCGACGGCAACGATCCTATCCTGCGTTTCGGTGGTTCCCGAACTGTCGGTCGATTTGGACCTTGCGACTGCAGAAGCCCAGTTACTGTCGTGTGAAACCGAATCGCAAGCTACCAAACTGGCCAAGCTTTATCGCCGCACCGGGGTTCAAAATCGCGGCAGCGTATTGTTGGAACGCGAGGAACAGTCCGGCAAACTTTCGGTCCCGTTTTTTCCGCCGTTAGCGGAGGAAAGTAGCGGTCCGACGACCTGCGAACGCAACGAACGGTTCGCGCTTCATGCCCCTCAGCTTGGTATTCAAGCCGGCGCCGAAGCACTCACCTCTAGTGGATGTCAAGCGAGCGATGTGACGCATTTGATCACGGTAACCTGTACCGGATTTTATTCGCCGGGATTGGACGTGGACTTGATTGAATCGCTCGGTCTGCCCGTGACCACTGAACGCCTGCAGGTTGGTTTTATGGGCTGCCATGCATTGATCAACGCGATGCGGGCGGCTCGTGGTTTTGTCGCGGCGGATCCAAAGGCGTGTGTGTTGGTTGTCAGTGTGGAATTGTGCAGCCTGCACTATCAATACGGCTACGATGCCCAGCGAATTGTTTCGGGATCCTTGTTTTCCGATGGTGCCGCGGGGGTGGTGGTAGTGGGAAGCGACTTTGAATGTTCGGACGCCAAAATCGATTTGCCAAAGATTGCAGCCACGGGATCGTGTTTGATTCCTGGCAGTCGAGAGGCGATGACATGGAAGATCGGTGACCACGGTTTTATGATGACGCTGAGTGCCGCCGTCCCACTTCTGATCGAGGACAATCTGTTGGCTTACATGACCGACTGGTTGTTCCAAAACGGCCAAACCATTCAGTCCATTGGCGGCTGGGCGGTTCATCCTGGTGGAAGCCGAATTTTGGACGCCGTGCGAAATTCGTTGAATCTGGCCGATGACCAGTTGGCGATCTCGCGAGGGGTGCTGAAAGATCATGGCAACATGTCGTCAGCAACATTGGGTGCCGTATTAAAGCGATTTGAAGATGCCGATGTCCCCAGACCGTGGGTGATGTTGGGATTTGGGCCTGGATTGGAAATCGAGGTTGCCCTGGTGACCTAA
- a CDS encoding NAD(P)/FAD-dependent oxidoreductase, with product MESFDSISASHRVLVVGGGVSGCAAAIRLRHLGFDVTLMERARFPREKICGCCLGAAGVTALDALGLGDGVRRLGVPTHTFVGYLQTARPLKDSPSNTDGICRPPVRLPIVPGVAISRSVLDTYLLEQAKRAGVDVLQPHEAQVLRSDSTSVTVRHRPRVEQANQVSADRENNGAANSGNGSWTTTTEYSSVILATGLTGPFQGRIDPELQGDVPAENSSGDACQTSPTRWDLPWIEPPHGPLGIAAHVPGDHPLAAAWPIPVGEIQMVCGDDGYVGMVRMPNGAIDIAAALRSRGKGKTSSMGQRSPVDRVVRLLLSHPDLNSHSERNRLPDQSWQSWLQQDAVWMSAPPLRRQRQAGQGRVVAIGDCARYVEPLTGEGMTWGIESGIAVADLLHRMGETGPLSPKVDDANGEDFARLWQRHLPAIQTKRRVLCGLVTAALRYRNFRRVTRIGLSYAGWMAKPLTWGVAAGPRFESTSDAPDG from the coding sequence GTGGAATCATTTGATTCGATCTCGGCCAGTCATCGAGTGTTGGTCGTTGGGGGGGGCGTGTCGGGCTGTGCCGCAGCGATTCGTTTACGGCATCTTGGGTTCGACGTGACGTTGATGGAGCGGGCCCGTTTTCCGCGTGAAAAAATTTGTGGTTGTTGCTTAGGGGCAGCCGGGGTTACCGCGCTTGATGCACTTGGATTGGGCGATGGCGTTCGGCGTTTAGGCGTGCCGACACACACGTTTGTCGGATACTTGCAAACGGCGCGACCGTTGAAAGATTCTCCGTCAAACACCGACGGCATCTGTCGGCCGCCGGTTCGGTTGCCGATCGTTCCTGGCGTTGCGATTTCAAGAAGCGTATTAGACACCTATCTTTTAGAGCAGGCGAAACGAGCCGGCGTCGACGTGCTTCAGCCTCACGAGGCCCAGGTCTTACGTAGTGATTCGACGTCGGTGACCGTCCGGCATCGGCCGCGGGTGGAACAGGCGAACCAGGTTTCAGCGGATCGTGAAAACAACGGCGCCGCCAATAGTGGCAATGGTTCGTGGACGACGACCACCGAATACTCCTCGGTTATCTTGGCGACGGGATTGACCGGTCCATTTCAAGGTCGGATCGACCCTGAACTACAGGGGGATGTGCCGGCAGAAAATTCTTCTGGCGATGCTTGCCAGACTTCGCCCACACGGTGGGATCTGCCTTGGATCGAGCCGCCTCATGGGCCGCTTGGGATCGCCGCTCATGTTCCGGGCGATCATCCGCTTGCTGCCGCTTGGCCGATTCCAGTTGGCGAAATTCAGATGGTTTGTGGCGATGACGGGTACGTCGGCATGGTGCGCATGCCCAACGGAGCGATTGATATCGCGGCTGCATTGCGTTCACGTGGCAAAGGGAAAACCTCCTCGATGGGACAGCGATCGCCAGTGGATCGGGTGGTCCGGTTATTGCTCAGCCATCCAGATCTGAACAGTCATTCTGAACGGAACCGTCTTCCTGATCAGAGCTGGCAAAGCTGGCTCCAGCAGGATGCGGTTTGGATGTCCGCGCCGCCACTGCGGCGGCAAAGGCAAGCCGGTCAGGGACGTGTCGTGGCGATTGGCGATTGTGCTCGCTATGTCGAACCCTTAACGGGAGAAGGCATGACATGGGGTATCGAAAGCGGCATCGCGGTGGCCGACCTATTGCATCGAATGGGCGAGACAGGACCGTTGTCGCCAAAGGTTGACGACGCCAACGGCGAAGATTTCGCTCGGTTATGGCAACGGCATTTACCCGCGATTCAAACCAAACGGCGTGTTCTCTGTGGGCTTGTTACCGCTGCACTTCGTTATCGCAACTTTCGCCGGGTGACGCGGATTGGGCTGTCTTATGCTGGTTGGATGGCCAAGCCGTTGACGTGGGGGGTGGCAGCAGGCCCTCGTTTTGAATCGACTAGTGACGCTCCCGATGGTTAA
- a CDS encoding methyltransferase domain-containing protein — protein sequence MSFPRQRVAEWMDDPALSPERHRHALLGLHRLNQISGVSGAMMRQLMRFAAATPHRPLKVLDIAAGSGDLPIAWLSMARRRGIQLSVTALDISDVALQTASKWAAEAGVELGTICRDCLQDGLPDGFDIVTCSLFMHHLDPPDVSRLVQEMWRASERAVVICDLERSRMNLALIAASARLVTRSDVVHFDASASVRGAYTRAEFATLVQQSLGLNVAIRRSLPCRWMAVIDQQSKAEIVPRTESELTGDLL from the coding sequence ATGTCTTTCCCACGCCAACGCGTTGCCGAATGGATGGATGATCCTGCGTTGTCGCCAGAACGACATCGCCATGCCCTGCTGGGGTTGCATCGGCTGAATCAAATCAGCGGTGTGTCGGGCGCGATGATGCGGCAGTTGATGCGGTTTGCGGCAGCCACGCCGCACCGTCCGTTAAAGGTTCTGGACATCGCGGCGGGGAGTGGTGACCTGCCGATTGCGTGGCTTTCAATGGCTCGTCGACGTGGGATCCAGTTGTCGGTGACCGCGTTGGACATCAGCGACGTGGCTTTGCAGACCGCCAGCAAATGGGCGGCTGAGGCAGGCGTTGAACTGGGGACGATCTGTCGTGATTGCCTGCAAGACGGGCTGCCGGATGGTTTTGATATTGTGACCTGTTCCCTCTTTATGCATCACCTTGATCCACCCGATGTCAGTCGTTTGGTTCAGGAAATGTGGCGTGCAAGTGAGCGAGCGGTCGTGATTTGTGATTTGGAGCGATCTCGTATGAATCTGGCGTTGATTGCTGCATCCGCACGGTTGGTGACTCGCAGCGATGTCGTCCATTTTGATGCGTCGGCAAGCGTCCGCGGAGCTTATACCCGCGCGGAGTTCGCAACGCTGGTCCAGCAGTCGCTTGGTTTGAACGTCGCCATTCGCCGCTCACTCCCTTGTCGGTGGATGGCGGTCATCGACCAACAAAGCAAAGCTGAAATCGTCCCTCGAACGGAATCTGAGTTGACGGGCGACTTGCTATGA
- a CDS encoding DUF447 domain-containing protein — protein MILESLVTTVDATGKPHLAPLGPVVDRQFESFQLHPFVGTRTFANLQATGRAVVHVTDDSLLLARSAIGYVPAETLVEWVDIAGDRFPVLKDCCRWYALQMTDWEDHPQRPTVQSVILQQQRVRDFFGFNRAQSAVVEAAILATRVHLITDDVLRPQLQQLATLVERTGGDNEQQAFALLEKYIDQTASKREL, from the coding sequence GTGATCCTGGAATCTCTGGTCACGACGGTCGATGCCACTGGGAAACCTCATCTTGCTCCTTTGGGGCCCGTTGTTGATCGGCAGTTCGAAAGTTTCCAATTGCATCCGTTTGTCGGGACGCGGACTTTCGCTAATTTGCAGGCGACCGGCAGAGCCGTTGTCCATGTCACGGATGATTCCCTGCTGTTGGCGCGATCGGCCATCGGATATGTCCCGGCCGAAACGCTGGTTGAATGGGTAGATATCGCGGGCGATCGCTTTCCTGTCTTAAAGGACTGCTGCCGCTGGTATGCACTGCAGATGACCGACTGGGAGGATCACCCCCAGCGACCGACGGTGCAATCCGTTATCTTGCAGCAGCAGCGAGTACGCGATTTTTTTGGCTTCAATCGAGCTCAGTCGGCGGTGGTTGAAGCGGCCATCTTGGCGACTCGCGTTCACCTGATTACCGATGACGTCCTTCGTCCCCAGCTACAACAATTGGCCACATTGGTCGAGCGGACCGGCGGAGACAACGAACAGCAAGCTTTTGCGCTGCTTGAGAAATACATTGACCAAACGGCCTCCAAACGTGAACTCTGA
- a CDS encoding anthranilate synthase component II, translating to MILLLDNYDSFVQNLARYLRLLGKETKVIRSDQITVAEIEQLDPAAIVLSPGPHGPADVGCGVEVVQQLHMQIPILGVCLGHQTIAHAFGATVAPCPTMHGQSSRLSHSGLSVFAGLPSSFSVGRYHALSVRRDSLPDCLQVTAVSEDGQIMGVQHQDWPVHGVQFHPESVLTQFGMEILQNFCAVRKPATVATS from the coding sequence ATGATTTTACTGCTCGATAATTACGATTCCTTCGTTCAGAACCTGGCTCGCTATTTGCGATTGCTGGGGAAAGAAACCAAGGTGATCCGTAGTGACCAGATTACGGTTGCGGAAATCGAGCAACTCGATCCGGCAGCGATTGTTCTGTCGCCGGGACCACACGGTCCGGCCGATGTCGGTTGTGGAGTGGAAGTGGTGCAGCAACTGCACATGCAGATTCCGATTCTTGGGGTCTGCTTGGGGCACCAGACGATCGCTCATGCGTTCGGCGCAACGGTCGCTCCCTGCCCTACCATGCATGGCCAAAGTAGTCGGCTGAGCCATTCAGGGCTTTCTGTTTTTGCCGGCTTGCCCTCCTCCTTTTCGGTTGGCCGATACCACGCCCTCTCGGTACGACGCGACTCTTTGCCCGACTGTTTGCAAGTGACCGCGGTCAGTGAAGATGGCCAAATCATGGGGGTCCAGCACCAAGACTGGCCCGTTCACGGCGTTCAGTTTCATCCTGAATCGGTGCTGACTCAGTTTGGGATGGAAATCTTGCAAAATTTTTGTGCGGTCCGGAAACCTGCGACTGTGGCAACATCGTGA
- a CDS encoding citrate synthase — MSTAVSREPSKKDPLNLTLQGQDIQLPVLEGTEGEVAIDISQLRKLTGAITLDEGFVNTGSTTSAITFLDGEKGILRYRGYPIEVLAQNCDFLEISYLLIYGDLPNAAQAAEFRSNIREHTLIHEEMRSFYDGFPRDAHPMAILSSVVGGLSTFYQDSLDPSDPRQVEISIHRLLAKLPTIAAYSYKKSNGQPFMYPQNRLGYCENFLQMMFATPTESYEIDPDFADALRLLLIVHADHEQNCSTSTVRMVGSSNANLFASISAGICALWGPLHGGANEACVNMLEQIVADGGDVQKYIDMAKDKTNNFRLMGFGHRVYKNFDPRAKIIKASCDRLLEKLDLDDPLFEVAQRLEESALQDEYFVERKLYPNVDFYSGVIYRALGIPVQMFTVLFAIGRLPGWIAHWHEMHQSPGKRIYRPRQVYTGATERAFVPLDQRP; from the coding sequence ATGTCTACGGCTGTCAGTCGCGAACCGTCCAAGAAAGACCCGCTAAACCTGACACTACAAGGGCAGGACATACAACTTCCGGTTCTTGAGGGAACCGAAGGGGAAGTTGCGATCGATATCAGTCAGCTACGTAAGCTGACCGGGGCGATTACTTTGGATGAAGGTTTCGTTAATACCGGTAGCACCACCAGCGCGATTACCTTTTTAGACGGCGAAAAAGGAATCCTGCGTTATCGTGGTTACCCGATCGAAGTTCTCGCCCAAAATTGCGATTTCCTAGAAATCAGTTACCTGCTGATCTACGGCGATTTGCCTAACGCGGCTCAAGCGGCTGAGTTCCGCAGCAACATTCGTGAACATACCCTGATCCACGAAGAGATGCGTTCGTTCTACGATGGCTTCCCTCGCGATGCCCATCCGATGGCGATTTTGAGCAGTGTGGTTGGAGGCCTGTCGACCTTCTATCAAGATTCACTTGATCCTTCCGATCCGCGACAAGTGGAAATCTCCATTCATCGCTTGTTGGCAAAACTGCCGACAATCGCTGCTTATAGCTATAAGAAATCAAACGGCCAGCCGTTCATGTACCCGCAGAACCGCCTGGGGTACTGCGAGAATTTCTTGCAAATGATGTTTGCCACGCCGACGGAATCTTACGAAATCGATCCCGATTTTGCCGATGCACTGCGGTTGCTGTTGATTGTCCATGCCGACCATGAACAAAACTGTAGTACCTCGACCGTGCGGATGGTGGGCAGTAGTAACGCAAACCTGTTCGCTTCAATCTCCGCAGGAATTTGTGCCCTGTGGGGGCCATTGCACGGTGGAGCCAACGAAGCGTGCGTCAATATGCTTGAACAGATCGTCGCCGATGGTGGCGACGTCCAGAAGTATATCGATATGGCGAAAGATAAAACAAACAACTTCCGCTTGATGGGCTTTGGTCACCGCGTCTATAAAAACTTTGACCCGCGTGCCAAGATTATTAAGGCCAGCTGCGATCGCTTGCTGGAAAAACTAGACCTGGATGATCCGCTTTTCGAAGTCGCTCAGCGATTGGAGGAATCGGCGTTGCAGGATGAGTATTTCGTTGAACGAAAACTTTATCCGAATGTCGACTTCTATTCGGGTGTGATCTATCGAGCCTTGGGAATTCCGGTGCAGATGTTTACGGTCCTGTTTGCGATCGGCCGGTTGCCCGGCTGGATTGCCCATTGGCATGAAATGCATCAGTCCCCAGGGAAACGTATCTATCGCCCTCGTCAGGTTTACACTGGGGCGACCGAACGTGCATTTGTGCCTCTGGATCAGCGGCCATAG